The proteins below are encoded in one region of Sander lucioperca isolate FBNREF2018 chromosome 11, SLUC_FBN_1.2, whole genome shotgun sequence:
- the ephx4 gene encoding epoxide hydrolase 4, protein MARVLHNLLLFLIRLALKIRVWGYWSLIYGYCALCTTVALLKLWWNIILRPTTTFQWGVRETPPACLNDTSLGTHCYVRIKESGLRFHYVAAGERGKPLMLFLHGFPEFWFSWRYQLREFKSEFRVVAIDMRGYGESDFPLSAESYNFDNLVTDVKDIVEYLGYNRCCLVGHDWGGTIAWLFAIHYPEMVTKLIVLNSPHPSVFSDYALRHPSQLLKSSHFFFFQLPRFPELMLSINDFKALKALFTSRSTGIGRKGRWLTAEDLEAYLYALSQPGALTGALNYYRNVFSSLPLSQNHVRSPVLLLWGERDAFLEQEMAEACRLYIRNHFRLNIISGASHWLQQDQPDIVNTLIWTFLKEGEGRKSYRN, encoded by the exons ATGGCGAGAGTGCTTCACAACTTGCTGTTATTTCTAATCAGACTTGCGCTGAAAATTCGAGTTTGGGGGTATTGGTCATTGATATACGGTTATTGTGCTCTTTGCACCACCGTAGCACTGCTGAAACTTTGGTGGAACATCATCTTAAGGCCGACAACAACCTTCCAATGGGGGGTTCGTGAAACTCCTCCGGCTTGTCTGAATGACACGTCCTTGGGAACCCACTGTTATGTTAGGATCAAG GAATCTGGCCTTAGGTTTCACTATGTTGCCgctggagagagaggaaagccTCTCATGCTGTTTTTACACGGCTTCCCTGAGTTCTG GTTCTCCTGGCGCTACCAGCTACGTGAGTTTAAGAGTGAATTCCGTGTGGTGGCCATCGACATGCGGGGCTATGGGGAGTCCGACTTTCCGCTCTCCGCTGAAAGTTATAACTTCGACAACTTGGTTACAGATGTCAAGGATATTGTGGAGTACCTAG GATACAACAGATGTTGCCTTGTTGGCCACGACTGGGGTGGGACCATAGCATGGCTGTTTGCCATTCACTACCCAGAGATGGTGACAAAACTCATCGTCCTGAACAGCCCCCATCCTTCTGTGTTCTCAG ATTACGCTCTGCGTCACCCGAGCCAGCTGCTGAAATCCAgtcatttcttcttcttccaacTGCCCCGCTTCCCGGAGCTCATGCTCTCCATCAATGATTTCAAG GCTCTGAAGGCCTTGTTCACCAGCCGTAGCACAGGGATCGGAAGGAAAGGCCGATGGCTCACTGCAGAGGACTTGGAGGCCTATCTGTATGCACTCTCACAGCCGGGAGCTCTGACTGGAGCCCTCAACTATTACAGGAATGTCTTCAG CTCCCTCCCCTTGAGCCAAAATCATGTCAGGTCAccagtgctgctgctgtgggGTGAGCGGGATGCCTTCTTGGAGCAGGAAATGGCAGAGGCATGTCGCCTCTACATCCGGAATCATTTCCGTCTCAACATTATTTCTGGGGCCAGTCATTGGCTGCAGCAGGACCAACCTGATATTGTGAACACCCTCATATGGACCTTCCTCAAGGAGGGAGAGGGACGTAAAAGCTACAGGAACTAA